A window of the Alnus glutinosa chromosome 4, dhAlnGlut1.1, whole genome shotgun sequence genome harbors these coding sequences:
- the LOC133865219 gene encoding uncharacterized protein LOC133865219, with amino-acid sequence MDDQIFPSLIYSCPVLEELEIGRCYGLKNIHLPACLPKLMSIKLLLCYEELESFEMEAPNLKKLVLNSRIVTDKWLHGFLSKHPLIESLELHSFCMLERIKISSDRMKSLTIDQCINLVGANIVTPNLRRLDYCGHVISLSSNAFTLSEVSLKFEENTSLDVETIEFLAKLSHPKLLIWRGLAKSLIAPKELRETLPSPLYNVKQLKLKLYGGNPRYRDEVIELVDALLWISPLLEILLIEWKTDDLKDEKISFMFSYEAPIYKSKNPSCCKFLPVPCWRHCLKTIKIDYFGRYAYLKPLKKYFHKNAEILESIL; translated from the exons ATGGATGACCAGATTTTTCCAAGTCTAATTTATAGTTGTCCTGTTTTAGAAGAGTTAGAAATTGGACGATGTTACGGGTTGAAAAATATACATTTGCCAGCATGTCTTCCTAAACTCATGTCCATTAAGCTGCTACTCTGTTATGAAGAACTTGAGAGCTTTGAGATGGAAGCACCAAATCTAAAGAAGCTAGTTTTAAATTCACGCATTGTGACAGACAAATGGTTGCACGGTTTCCTTTCTAAACATCCACTCATTGAGAGCTTGGAGCTTCATTCTTTTTGTATGTTGGAAAGGATTAAGATTTCAAGTGATCGCATGAAGAGTTTGACCATTGATCAATGCATTAATTTGGTTGGAGCTAACATTGTTACTCCTAACTTACGTAGACTTGATTATTGTGGTCATGTTATATCCCTTTCTTCCAACGCTTTTACTCTATCGGAAGTTAGtctcaaatttgaagaaaatacttCTCTGGATGTTGAAACAATTGAATTCCTCGCAAAGTTAAGTCATCCAAAATTATTGATTTGGAGAGGTCTTGCCAAG AGTTTGATTGCTCCAAAAGAATTGAGAGAAACGCTACCATCCCCTTTATATAATGTCAAGCAATTGAAGTTAAAGTTGTATGGAGGGAATCCAAGGTATAGAGATGAGGTCATCGAACTTGTAGATGCATTGTTATGGATTTCTCCACTTCTAGAGATTCTTCTTATAGAATGGAAGACAGATGATCTTAAAGATGAGAAAATATCTTTCATG TTCTCTTATGAAGCTCCTATATACAAATCAAAAAATCCAAGTTGTTGCAAATTTCTTCCAGTTCCGTGTTGGCGGCATTGCTTAAAGACTATCAAGATTGATTACTTCGGAAGATATGCATATCTCAAACCTCTAAAGAAATATTTTCATAAGAATGCAGAAATATTAGAGAGCATCTTATAA
- the LOC133867111 gene encoding putative F-box protein At1g49610 — protein sequence MEHTTDRLSELPEPVVEHILSFIPLKKILQLSTLSKRWQKVWTLFPIPQFNSKFYESNLYEISGNEKKRKIKIKSEEFNYFVERTLVCRCRQKLSINMFNLKIRVMCEPDYVVANRWIGYAIKSNVKELNLGLKSYVYSSEEKPDEYKVPESILKAKSIILLNLFGGNLKSKSSYNDINLSSLRKLVLSRVDMDDQILRSLIYGCPVLEEIEIGRCYGLKNIHLPACLPKLMSIKLLFCYEELESFEMEAPNLKKLVLNSPIVTDKWLHGFLSKHPLIESLELSYFCMLERIKISSDHMKSLTIDQSSDHLVGVNIDTPNLHTLDYCGDVISLSSNAFTLSEVNLYFLSDTPLDVEKIEFLAKLSHPKLLTWSGCAENVIAPEELREILPSPLYNVKQLKLIVDYPLGGDEIIKLVDAMLWFSPLLEILFIEWEYPLIEMVDNISFKFSYETPVYKSKNSSCCKFLPFPCWRHCLKSIKIDESKRSENVKALKKYFHKNAEILESIL from the exons ATGGAGCACACAACTGACAGATTATCAGAATTGCCGGAACCAGTTGTAGAACACATCCTATCATTCATCCCCTTGAAAAAAATACTTCAACTCAGTACATTGTCCAAGAGATGGCAAAAAGTTTGGACTTTATTCCCCATTCcgcaatttaattcaaaattctaTGAGTCAAATTTGTACGAGATTTCGGGCAACGAAAAAAAGCGGAAAATCAAAATAAAGAGTGAGGAGTTCAATTATTTTGTGGAGAGAACTTTAGTATGCCGCTGTAGGCAAAAGCTTAGTATAAACATGTTTAATCTTAAAATTAGGGTCATGTGTGAACCAGATTATGTTGTTGCGAACCGTTGGATTGGCTATGCAATCAAAAGCAATGTAAAAGAGTTGAATCTTGGCTTAAAATCCTATGTCTATAGCTCTGAAGAGAAGCCTGATGAGTATAAGGTGCCTGAGAGTATTCTAAAAGcaaaatcaataattttgttGAACTTGTTTGGGGGTAACTTGAAGTCGAAGTCATCTTACAATGACATTAATTTATCTTCTTTGAGAAAGTTGGTTTTGTCGCGAGTTGATATGGATGATCAGATTTTGCGAAGTCTGATTTATGGTTGTCCTGTTTTAGAAGAAATAGAAATTGGACGCTGTTACGGGTTGAAAAATATACATTTGCCAGCATGTCTTCCTAAACTCATGTCCATTAAGCTGCTGTTCTGTTATGAAGAACTTGAGAGTTTTGAGATGGAAGCACCAAATCTAAAGAAGCTAGTTTTAAATTCACCCATTGTGACAGACAAATGGTTGCACGGTTTCCTTTCTAAACATCCACTCATTGAGAGCTTGGAGCTTAGTTATTTTTGTATGTTGGAAAGGATTAAGATTTCAAGCGATCACATGAAGAGTTTGACCATTGATCAATCCAGTGATCATTTGGTTGGAGTTAACATTGATACTCCTAACTTACATACACTCGATTATTGTGGTGATGTTATATCCCTTTCTTCCAACGCTTTTACTCTATCGGAAGTTAATCTTTACTTTTTGAGTGATACTCCTTTGGATGTTGAAAAGATTGAATTCCTCGCAAAGTTAAGTCATCCGAAATTATTGACTTGGAGTGGTTGTGCCGAG AATGTGATTGCTCCAGAAGAATTGAGAGAAATACTACCATCTCCATTATATAATGTCAAGCAATTGAAGCTAATAGTAGATTATCCACTTGGGGGAGATGAAATCATCAAACTTGTGGATGCAATGTTATGGTTTTCTCCTCTTCTAGAGATTCTCTTTATAGAATGGGAGTATCCTTTGATCGAGATGGTTGACAATATATCTTTCAAG TTCTCATATGAAACTCCTGTTTACAAATCGAAAAATTCAAGTTGTTGCAAATTTCTTCCATTTCCGTGTTGGCGGCATTGCTTAAAGAGCATCAAGATTGATGAGTCCAAAAGATCTGAAAATGTCAAAGCTCTAAAGAAATATTTTCATAAGAATGCAGAAATATTAGAGAGCATCCTATAA
- the LOC133866329 gene encoding uncharacterized protein LOC133866329 has translation MDELDYVVANRWIGYAIESNVKELNLGLKSCAYSSQKKPEEYQVPESILRAKSIILLKLSASNLKSKSSYNDINLSSLRKLILSRVDMDDQIFSSLIYGCPVLEEIEIAQCYGLKNIHLPACLPKLTAIALLYDCNGLESFEVEAPNLKTLVLNSPIVTDKWLHSILSKHPLIESLALKSCDMLERIKISSDRMKSLIICQCSYLVEVNIVTPNLYRLGYSGDVIPFSPNDFTLLEVSLHFSRKTSLDVETIEFLAKLGHPKLSMSCSGCGKSLIAPKELRETLPSPLYNVKHLKLKVWYHVYDRMRDEIIELVDSLLWISPLLEILLIEWETGDNISFKFSYETPVYKSKNPGCCKFLPILCWRHCLKTIKIDESGRSADVKALKKYFHKNAEILESIL, from the exons ATGGATGAACTGGATTATGTTGTTGCGAACCGTTGGATTGGGTATGCAATCGAAAGCAATGTAAAAGAGTTGAATCTTGGCTTAAAATCCTGTGCCTATAGCTCTCAAAAGAAGCCTGAAGAGTATCAGGTGCCTGAGAGTATTCTAAGAGcaaaatcaataattttgttGAAGTTGTCTGCGAGTAACTTGAAGTCGAAGTCATCTTACAATGATATTAATTTATCTTCTTTGAGAAAGTTGATTCTGTCACGAGTTGATATGGATGACCAGATTTTCTCAAGTCTAATTTATGGTTGTCCGGTTTTGGAAGAGATAGAAATTGCACAATGTTACGGGTTGAAAAATATACATTTGCCAGCATGTCTTCCTAAACTCACGGCCATTGCGCTGCTCTATGATTGTAATGGACTTGAGAGCTTTGAGGTGGAAGCACCAAATCTAAAGACGCTAGTTTTAAATTCACCCATTGTGACAGACAAATGGTTGCATAGTATCCTTTCTAAACATCCACTCATTGAGAGCTTGGCCCTTAAGTCTTGCGATATGTTGGAAAGGATTAAAATTTCAAGTGATCGCATGAAGAGTTTGATCATTTGTCAATGCAGTTATTTGGTTGAAGTTAACATTGTTACTCCTAACTTATATAGACTCGGCTATAGTGGTGATGTTATACCCTTTTCTCCCAACGATTTTACTCTATTGGAAGTTAGTCTCCATTTTTCGAGAAAGACTTCCCTGGATGTTGAAACAATTGAATTCCTTGCAAAGTTAGGTCATCCGAAATTGAGTATGAGTTGCAGTGGTTGTGGCAAG AGTTTGATTGCTCCAAAGGAATTGAGAGAAACACTGCCATCCCCTTTATATAATGTCAAGCACTTGAAGTTAAAGGTATGGTATCATGTGTATGACCGTATGAGAGATGAGATCATCGAACTTGTAGATTCCTTGTTATGGATTTCTCCTCTTCTAGAGATTCTTCTTATAGAATGGGAGACAGGTGACAATATATCTTTCAAG TTCTCATATGAAACTCCTGTTTACAAATCGAAAAACCCAGGTTGTTGCAAATTTCTTCCAATTTTGTGTTGGCGGCATTGCTTAAAGACTATCAAGATTGATGAGTCTGGAAGATCTGCAGATGTCAAAGCTCTAAAGAAATATTTTCATAAGAATGCAGAAATATTAGAGAGCATCCTATAA